A genome region from Paramisgurnus dabryanus chromosome 12, PD_genome_1.1, whole genome shotgun sequence includes the following:
- the zar1 gene encoding zygote arrest protein 1 — protein sequence MATYGNETVDNYIYSTYNPYSYKYPKFKSWRQKAYFANYGEGEAYFDNYHRAQLKSILSQINPNLTPRLRKANTKDIGVQVNPKTDASIQCSLGPRTLLAQKRDALRRRRQEVQTPGSPISGGVRFPRTQAVYSPVASRRLVSLLKEDQEDTESEPVAPEKVESIEKVQSAEKDVPKEEDAHSESAEESDNEKLSPEKDEKIKADANEENRSEAVKTEQDEQKSKTRVRFQFLEQKYGYYHCRDCNLRWESAYVWCVQGTNKVYFKQFCRTCQKSFNPYRVEDITCQTCKKTRCTCSLTSRHVDPKRPHRQDLCGRCKGKRLSCDSTFSFKYII from the exons ATGGCTACGTATGGTAACGAGACAGTCGATAATTATATTTACTCTACTTACAATCCCTACTCTTATAAATATCCCAAGTTTAAGAGCTGGAGGCAGAAAGCTTACTTTGCCAACTACGGCGAGGGCGAGGCCTACTTTGACAATTACCACAGAGCGCAGCTCAAATCCATTCTGTCTCAGATCAACCCGAACCTCACCCCGCGTCTGAGGAAAGCTAACACCAAAGACATCGGGGTCCAGGTCAACCCGAAGACAGACGCGTCCATCCAGTGCTCATTAGGCCCGCGCACTCTTTTAGCCCAGAAGCGCGATGCTCTGCGCAGGAGGCGGCAAGAGGTCCAGACTCCTGGGAGCCCCATCAGCGGCGGCGTCCGGTTTCCGCGCACTCAAGCCGTATATTCTCCAGTCGCCTCTAGGAGATTAGTGTCCCTCCTTAAGGAAGACCAAGAGGACACCGAGTCTGAGCCTGTGGCTCCCGAGAAGGTGGAGAGCATTGAGAAGGTCCAAAGTGCTGAGAAGGATGTGCCCAAGGAGGAGGATGCGCACAGCGAGAGCGCGGAGGAATCCGACAACGAAAAGCTTAGTCCAGAGAAAGATGAGAAGATAAAGGCGGATGCAAATGAGGAAAACCGAAGTGAGGCCGTGAAAACCGAACAGGACGAACAGAAGTCCAAGACTCGAGTGAGATTCCAG TTTTTAGAGCAGAAATACGGCTACTATCACTGTAGGGACTGCAACCTGCGCTGGGAAAGCGCGTACGTGTGGTGCGTCCAAGGCACAAATAAG GTGTATTTCAAGCAGTTTTGCAGAACATGTCAAAAGTCATTCAATCCTTACCGCGTCGAAGACATCACGTGTCAG ACTTGTAAAAAGACCCGCTGCACTTGCTCATTGACGTCACGCCACGTTGACCCCAAAAGACCTCACCGGCAGGATCTGTGTGGACGCTGCAAAGGCAAGCGGCTCTCATGCGACAGCACCTTCAGCTTCAAGTACATCATCTAG